The following are encoded in a window of Fulvia fulva chromosome 7, complete sequence genomic DNA:
- a CDS encoding ABC1 family protein, mitochondrial: MRVAASLGRACTGFSSRPVRPQVLRHIQCSIRSGRPTKSFSILRTARNTFRAPPAPVKGGSLLLAALSPAAFIHIAEDDDNGGGLTHEEHMLQLSRQELAEQVPDRLEYSTKFRRSIWRFVDTWIVEPLATALRFLHLVIIFVPVIATMPVICFGGRQHDRDDQRSGTLWWYGFLVSSMERAGPAFIKLGQWAASRTDVFPKAMCSVMGALHSNAPAHSLKVTKETIERSFGMRFELIFEEFSEKPLGVGAIAQVYKAKLKPDLAVSNPDQYDAGEEHPTLRERALKSVDPLLKSTPQRIPSTYVAIKVLHPKIERIVRRDLKIMGFFANIINAIPTMEWLSFPDEVQQFGEMMRLQLDLRIEAANLTLFRKNFRNRPTAWFPYPYTQYTSRQVLVEEFATGIPLEHFLENGGGIFQKEIADEGLDAFLHMLLLDNFIHADLHPGNIMVRFYKPVPLRGEAKFSAFKRIIKNTPKDDVEGSEDVTEDVLARLRPHRHDKSSWLETLQKIDEENYTPQLIFIDTGLVTELNETNRANFLALFKAVAEFDGYKAGHLMVERCRQPDAVIDKEVFALRMQHLVLGVKSKTFALGNIKIGDILNEVLDMVRGHHVRLEGDFINVVLSILLLEGIGRTLDPSMDLFSGALPILRQLGAQNAKGGLKSLQSGDLSMIKVWAGLEARKFLQASIESVEMCVKYDQLSPNI; the protein is encoded by the exons ATGCGAGTCGCCGCCTCCCTTGGCCGGGCATGCACTGGCTTCAGCAGTCGACCCGTCCGGCCTCAGGTCCTGCGGCACATACAGTGCAGCATACGAAGCGGCCGACCGACAAAGTCATTCTCGATATTACGCACTGCGCGCAACACCTTCCGAGCGCCACCCGCGCCAGTCAAAGGAGGAAGTCTGCTCCTCGCAGCACTCAGTCCCGCCGCATTCATACACATCGCCGAGGACGATGATAATGGAGGTGGCCTCACGCACGAGGAGCATATGCTCCAGCTCTCACGACAGGAATTGGCAGAGCAGGTGCCCGATCGCTTGGAATACAGCACAAAGTTCAGAAGGAGTATTTGGAGATTTGTGGATACATGGATTGTGGAGCCTTTGGCCACAGCATTGCGCTTCTTACATCTGGTCATCATCTTTGTGCCAGTCATTGCAACCATGCCCGTCATATGCTTCGGCGGACGGCAACACGATCGAGACGACCAGAGGAGCGGCACGTTATGGTGGTATGGCTTCCTCGTGTCCAGCATGGAAAGAGCGGGGCCAGCGTTCATCAAGCTGGGACAGTGGGCGGCCAGCAGAACAGATGTCTTTCCAAAGGCAATGTGCAGTGTCATGGGCGCGTTACACAGCAATGCGCCAGCACACAGCTTAAAGGTCACGAAAGAGACGATAGAGAGAAGCTTCGGCATGCGCTTCGAGCTCATCTTTGAGGAGTTCAGCGAGAAGCCACTGGGTGTCGGCGCAATCGCACAAGTCTACAAAGCGAAGCTCAAGCCAGACCTGGCTGTCAGCAATCCTGATCAGTACGATGCGGGCGAAGAGCACCCCACACTGCGAGAAAGAGCATTGAAGTCGGTGGATCCGCTATTGAAGAGCACACCGCAGCGGATACCCAGCACATATGTCGCGATCAAGGTCCTTCACCCGAAGATTGAAAGGATAGTCAGGCGAGATCTGAAGATCATGGGCTTCTTCGCGAACATCATCAATGCGATACCGACCATGGAGTGGCTGTCATTCCCGGATGAGGTGCAGCAGTTTGGCGAGATGATGCGACTGCAACTCGATCTTCGGATAGAAGCTGCGAACTTGACACTGTTCAGGAAGAACTTCAGGAATCGCCCTACAGCTTGGTTTCCGTACCCTTACACGCAGTACACATCTCGACAAGTGCTGGTAGAAGAGTTCGCTACCGGTATCCCACTCGAACACTTCCTTGAGAATGGCGGCGGTATCTTCCAAAAGGAGATTGCAGATGAGGGACTAGACGCATTCCTGCACATGCTTCTGCTCGACAACTTCATTCATGCCGACTTGCATCCCGGAAACATCATGGTTCGCTTCTACAAGCCCGTCCCGCTGCGAGGTGAGGCAAAGTTCAGCGCGTTTAAAAGGATAATCAAGAACACTCCCAAGGACGACGTCGAAGGTTCTGAAGATGTGACTGAAGACGTCCTAGCACGCCTTCGCCCTCATCGACATGATAAATCATCATGGCTTGAGACCTTGCAGAAAATTGACGAGGAAAACTACACACCGCAACTCATCTTCATTGATACTGGTCTGGTGACAGAACTCAACGAAACGAACCGAGCAAACTTCCTAGCTCTCTTCAAGGCTGTTGCCGAGTTCGACGGCTACAAAGCTGGCCACCTGATGGTCGAGAGATGCAGACAACCCGATGCGGTCATCGACAAAGAGGTCTTCGCACTCAGGATGCAGCATCTTGTACTTGGTGTGAAGAGCAAGACTTTCGCCTTGGGCAACATCAAAATCGGCGATATCCTGAACGAAGTCCTTGACATGGTCCGAGGTCACCACGTCAGACTTGAAGGTGACTTCATTAACGTTGTCCTCTCGATCCTTCTGCTAGAAGGTATTGGGCGGACTTTGGACCCTAGCATGGATCTATTCTCAGG GGCACTGCCTATTCTTCGACAGCTCGGCGCGCAGAATGCAAAGGGCGGATTGAAGAGCTTACAGTCTGGAGATCTCTCCATGATCAAGGTCTGGGCGGGTCTCGAGGCGAGGAAGTTCTTGCAGGCGAGTATCGAGAGTGTGGAGATGTGCGTCAAGTATGATCAGTTGTCGCCTAACATTTAG
- a CDS encoding Putative sterigmatocystin biosynthesis polyketide synthase, which yields MPVPAPAPAVAKHVPTLESSSIHKVVSEVNTATGLELIVETDVCRPDIMPMMEGHKVDAVGLCTPSVYADITFTIGNYILDKYNPPGPERIVDVGNMRIEKPLIPASRKIHSLQTCVQLDWVTKYAKALYKTVDENGVEIVKHATAGLSFRTNDHSHSLEGAPIKAAKTRYSEMRQDCLTGSTYRFNSDMAYNMISALADFHEDYGCIDETIYSDSTWEASATVSFAQMKQGGTFHTHPGAIDGFTQSAGFTMNANETVDLDKDIYVNHGWDSFHVYGPVRHDCSYGTTSSEDRVPSATPKSRIPEALAIVSEQSGVPIAELQDDTVLADIGVDSLLTLTITGAFADHFDIEADTSFFDDHPTIADVKRFFAAKDEEYAIPTTETAAPQPVAHQAPLSMASMQSSASPSSHNGPQPVAPAPASVAAPMPMQSVSAGSERHKQLLTILSEESALSLDDLTDDHNLLDAGVDSLLSLVIGGRLREEMDLDIDTESLISTCGTVGNLKSALGLDAPTPDIAQPLTPVAAPVCSPPALPPPTQKIRLNPMATPIQKDSMYPRALEILCEETQILLADLTEDTILSDVGIDSLLSLVVTSRFRDELEIELDADEFANFTTMHDMKDWLTGRNTSTPSASTTSSRPTSFDGNTPSAGCTPLTATSVALQGTTKTAARSLCLFPDGSGSATSYVSLPRVAPDLIVYGLNPPFLKDATAMSNFSFDNICQAFITGIRRRQPMGPYDFAGWSAGGALAFRSAQIMHSQGDKINTLALVDAPVPKGLGELPQRLYDYLSSFGVFSPPSKKSNSSDKTPPEWLIPHFKAMTKALHTYHAAFLPSGAIPNVSILWAGRSIIDSVGAAPFQLEPGDSPDGGFLTETRKDFGPGGWGALLPGSNVRCGKVENADYFEMMRLHWAQHVSTRFAEGLR from the exons ATGCCAGTCCCAGCGCCGGCTCCGGCTGTGGCGAAGCATGTGCCGACGCTTGAATCGAGCTCTATTCACAAAGTCGTCTCGGAAGTCAACACTGCAACTGGTCTGGAGCTCATTGTCGAAACCGATGTTTGCAGACCTGACATCATGCCTATGATGGAAGGTCACAAGGTTGATGCCGTAGGCTTATGCACCCCATCAGTCTACGCGGACATCACTTTTACGATAGGCAACTACATTTTGGACAAGTACAATCCACCAGGACCGGAACGAATTGTCGACGTTGGCAACATGAGAATTGAGAAACCTCTTATCCCAGCAAGCAGGAAGATTCATTCCCTGCAGACTTGCGTTCAACTAGACTGGGTTACGAAGTACGCCAAAGCACTCTACAAGACAGTAGATGAGAATGGCGTGGAGATCGTCAAACACGCGACTGCGGGTTTGAGCTTCAGAACAAACGACCACTCCCATAGCCTTGAGGGTGCACCGATCAAAGCTGCGAAGACACGCTACAGTGAAATGCGACAAGATTGCCTGACCGGTTCCACATACCGTTTCAATAGTGACATGGCATACAACATGATCTCAGCCCTCGCGGACTTCCACGAGGACTATGGTTGCATCGACGAGACCATCTACAGTGATTCCACCTGGGAGGCGTCAGCGACGGTCAGCTTCGCGCAGATGAAGCAAGGCGGGACCTTCCACACCCATCCTGGTGCCATTGATGGCTTTACGCAATCTGCAGGTTTCACCATGAATGCCAATGAAACAGTGGATTTGGACAAGGACATCTATGTCAATCACGGTTGGGACTCGTTCCACGTGTATGGGCCTGTCAGACATGACTGTTCGTACG GTACAACCTCAAGCGAAGATCGAGTGCCGTCAGCGACCCCAAAAAGTCGCATTCCTGAAGCTCTTGCAATCGTCTCCGAGCAAAGCGGAGTACCGATCGCCGAGCTACAAGATGATACTGTTCTCGCGGATATTGGCGTTGACTCCCTGCTCACCCTGACCATTACAGGTGCATTTGCAGATCACTTCGACATTGAAGCTGATACGAGCTTTTTCGACGATCATCCCACGATTGCAGATGTAAAGCGCTTCTTTGCGGCGAAAGACGAGGAATATGCAATACCAACGACAGAGACTGCTGCACCACAACCGGTGGCACACCAGGCTCCACTGTCAATGGCATCCATGCAGTCGAGTGCGTCTCCGAGCTCGCACAACGGACCGCAGCCGGTAGCACCAGCGCCTGCATCCGTGGCAGCCCCAATGCCAATGCAGAGTGTATCAGCTGGGAGTGAGAGGCATAAACAGCTGCTTACAATCCTCTCGGAGGAAAGTGCGCTGTCCTTGGACGACTTGACCGATGACCACAATCTGCTCGACGCTGGGGTTGACTCGCTGCTGTCCTTGGTGATTGGCGGCCGACTTCGAGAGGAAATGGACCTCGACATTGATACTGAGTCACTTATCAGCACGTGTGGAACCGTCGGCAATCTGAAGAGTGCTCTCGGTCTTGATGCGCCAACGCCAGACATCGCACAACCCCTTACACCTGTCGCCGCGCCTGTCTGTTCACCTCCAGCTCTACCCCCACCGACGCAAAAAATACGGCTC AATCCCATGGCGACACCAATCCAGAAAGACAGCATGTATCCTCGAGCCTTGGAGATCCTGTGCGAAGAAACTCAGATCCTACTGGCAGACCTGACAGAGGATACGATCCTGAGCGACGTTGGCATTGACTCTCTGCTTTCCCTAGTCGTGACCTCTCGCTTCCGAGACGAGCTAGAGATCGAGCTCGACGCCGACGAATTCGCCAACTTCACAACTATGCACGACATGAAAGACTGGCTAACAGGCCGAAACACCTCCACGCCCTCAGCCTCGACCACGTCTTCACGACCCACGTCGTTCGACGGGAACACGCCATCAGCAGGCTGCACCCCTCTCACAG CCACCTCAGTCGCCCTTCAAGGCACAACCAAGACCGCCGCACGCTCGCTCTGCCTCTTCCCCGACGGCAGCGGCAGCGCAACAAGCTACGTCTCTCTCCCTCGCGTGGCTCCAGATCTCATCGTCTACGGCCTCAACCCTCCTTTCCTCAAAGACGCAACTGCCATGTCAAACTTCTCGTTCGACAACATCTGCCAAGCGTTCATCACTGGGATCCGCCGTCGTCAGCCCATGGGCCCCTACGATTTCGCTGGCTGGTCAGCTGGCGGAGCTCTTGCCTTCCGCAGTGCTCAGATTATGCACTCACAAGGCGACAAGATCAACACCTTGGCCCTGGTCGACGCCCCCGTTCCCAAGGGTCTCGGTGAACTTCCTCAGCGGTTGTATGATTATCTCTCTTCCTTTGGAGTATTCTCGCCGCCTTCGAAGAAGAGCAACAGCAGTGATAAAACTCCGCCGGAATGGCTGATACCTCATTTCAAGGCTATGACGAAGGCTTTGCACACCTACCACGCCGCCTTCTTACCGTCTGGTGCTATCCCTAACGTTAGCATTCTTTGGGCGGGAAGGAGTATCATTGACAGTGTGGGTGCTGCACCGTTCCAGTTGGAGCCTGGCGATTCTCCTGACGGGGGGTTCTTGACGGAGACGAGGAAAGATTTTGGCCCGGGAGGATGGGGCGCATTGCTGCCTGGCTCGAATGTGAGGTGTGGGAAAGTGGAGAATGCGGATTATTTTGAGATGATG AGACTGCATTGGGCACAGCACGTTTCGACCCGTTTTGCGGAGGGCTTGAGATGA
- a CDS encoding O-methyltransferase VdtC, with the protein MRTKLNSIGGSSGHASITLARAFENLHFIVQDLPEVIETSKRQAVGLENDIQNRVTFEGYSFVDQQPVQDADVYLLRMILHDWADQEARIILQNVHDAMKPGARLIIMDTASPDSGTISPPQESQLRVRDLTMRETFNAHEREMEEWANLLKDVDQDWCIKGAVSPFGSKLSVMEVAFS; encoded by the exons ATGCGGACCAAACTCAATAGC ATTGGAGGCTCCAGCGGCCATGCCAGCATCACGCTTGCCCGTGCTTTCGAGAATCTTCACTTCATCGTGCAGGATTTGCCGGAAGTTATCGAAACATCCAAACGCCAAGCCGTTGGCCTGGAAAATGACATCCAGAATCGAGTCACCTTTGAAGGGTACAGCTTCGTCGACCAACAACCTGTCCAGGATGCCGACGTGTATCTCCTGCGTATGATACTCCACGATTGGGCCGACCAGGAAGCAAGAATAATTCTCCAGAATGTGCACGATGCCATGAAGCCCGGTGCCCGCTTGATCATCATGGATACTGCGTCACCAGACTCCGGCACGATCAGCCCACCGCAAGAATCCCAGCTTCGTGTTCGAGACCTGACCATGCGCGAGACATTCAATGCCCACGAGCGGGAGATGGAAGAGTGGGCAAACTTGTTGAAGGACGTGGACCAAGATTGGTGCATCAAGGGTGCCGTGTCGCCATTCGGTAGCAAGCTGAGTGTGATGGAGGTTGCTTTCTCTTAG
- a CDS encoding 2-iminobutanoate/2-iminopropanoate deaminase, giving the protein MICRLGRAKVDFEHIETPQHTSTGHATIVGVAAPWVKSVTLLVRDCRCEQSPTKRRSLHAGCVERGMLAPHPHASCGGVKPLAYGILKISFLPFYVRKRQNNYPLLPTGQQHLHHDSNTMRFEVIALMAFAALASATLAPNYTSKAGVEIYNPSSFFNTTGPWSLMSRAGDYLYISGMRGIHQENSTLTPTGLPRVRKAYENMRDLVELAGIELTDCARLVVYVTDMYRYRPMCNEVQIELWGEDASRYPPRTILEVDRLNDDDTVEVEGTFYWPRV; this is encoded by the exons ATGATATGTCGACTGGGACGAGCCAAAGTGGACTTTGAACACATTGAAACTCCTCAGCATACTAGCACTGGTCATGCCACAATAGTAGGCGTTGCTGCACCATGGGTAAAGTCAGTAACACTTCTCGTGAGAGATTGTCGGTGCGAGCAAAGTCCTACGAAGCGCCGGTCTCTGCATGCAGGCTGCGTCGAGAGAGGAATGCTGGCTCCACATCCACATGCAAGTTGTGGTGGAGTCAAGCCCTTGGCCTACGGCATCTTGAAGATCTCCTTCCTTCCTTTCTATGTACGAAAGCGACAGAACAACTACCCTCTTCTCCCTACCGGTCAGCAACATCTCCATCACGATAGCAACACCATGCGTTTCGAAGTCATTGCTCTCATGGCCTTCGCCGCCCTGGCGTCCGCCACCCTCGCACCGAATTACACCTCCAAAGCCGGCGTGGAAATCTACAACCCATCTTCCTTCTTCAACACAACCGGGCCATGGAGCTTAATGTCCCGAGCTGGCGACTATCTCTACATCTCTG GCATGCGCGGCATCCACCAAGAGAACAGCACCCTTACACCAACCGGCTTGCCCCGCGTCCGCAAAGCATACGAGAACATGCGTGATCTCGTCGAGCTGGCCGGCATCGAATTGACAGATTGTGCCCGCCTCGTTGTGTATGTGACCGATATGTATAGGTACAGACCCATGTGCAACGAAGTACAGATCGAGCTTTGGGGTGAGGATGCGAGTCGGTATCCGCCGAGGACGATTCTTGAAGTTGATCGGTTGAATGATGATGATACCGTTGAGGTTGAGGGCACGTTCTACTGGCCTAGGGTGTGA